Proteins encoded by one window of Candidatus Stoquefichus sp. SB1:
- a CDS encoding DUF6711 family protein translates to MDILKINGQAIQNPVALQWEESDLDSSEGTGRNQLGDMFRDRITMKRKVSVSFPPMKDAEMSSLLEAISPMFFALEYPDPKLGRRHTMTVYVSDRSVPVYMFDKTMNQWIWQGMSIDFIEK, encoded by the coding sequence ATGGATATTTTAAAAATTAATGGTCAAGCTATTCAAAATCCTGTTGCATTGCAATGGGAAGAATCAGATTTAGATTCAAGTGAAGGAACTGGTCGAAATCAATTGGGTGATATGTTTAGAGATCGTATTACAATGAAAAGAAAAGTGTCTGTATCATTTCCACCAATGAAGGATGCAGAAATGTCTTCATTATTAGAAGCTATTTCTCCAATGTTTTTTGCATTGGAGTATCCAGATCCTAAACTTGGGAGACGTCATACGATGACTGTTTATGTGAGTGATAGAAGTGTTCCGGTATATATGTTTGATAAAACAATGAATCAATGGATATGGCAAGGGATGTCTATTGATTTTATTGAGAAGTAG
- a CDS encoding DUF859 family phage minor structural protein, producing the protein MASIRSGTYKSHLWLTFDYSYSQNVANNNSSVSWSLVLHWDASLNFSASKSYSVTVNGTNYSGSYTGGASGGSGSKTIRSGTTSVGHNADGTKSVSVSASFGIEVTYSGTKISTMTLSGSFTLPTIPRASSFGAISGNTIGSAMTININRASTAFTHSLWYSFGNISWAGIGSGIGTSTTWTVPMELCNQIGNATSGTGTLILRTYNGSTQIGEDKYINFTVNVPASVVPWVSAPTVSEAISGLAAKFGGYVKGKSQLAVSISAGGSYSSWITQYSTSVSGIGTYGSASFTSGVLWNAGNVTITTTVTDSRGRTASASKTVTVLDYYSPSISKFAVVRCNNAGTVDENAGAYARITYAFAIASVSSKNTNSFALQYLNDSGNWTNLMTGSGYSKDTYYVSTVTFDVNKERQFRIAVTDYFGTWYAYATMAPTFTLVNFSSGGNGIAIGTTAEDNKFKIAIPVYYKNNLIDLGKVMIFDGYENGKIKFHTID; encoded by the coding sequence ATGGCAAGTATTAGAAGTGGAACGTATAAAAGTCATTTATGGCTGACATTTGATTATTCCTATTCACAAAATGTTGCAAACAATAACAGTTCCGTCTCATGGAGCTTAGTTCTTCACTGGGATGCAAGTTTAAATTTTAGTGCCAGCAAGAGTTATTCAGTAACAGTCAATGGGACCAATTATTCAGGATCTTATACTGGTGGAGCAAGTGGAGGAAGTGGCTCAAAGACAATTCGTAGTGGAACAACGTCTGTTGGGCATAATGCCGATGGTACAAAATCAGTGAGTGTCAGTGCGAGTTTTGGAATTGAGGTTACTTATTCAGGAACAAAGATCAGTACTATGACACTGTCAGGAAGCTTTACACTTCCAACAATTCCTCGTGCAAGTTCGTTTGGTGCTATTAGTGGTAATACAATCGGTAGTGCTATGACAATTAATATCAATCGTGCAAGTACGGCTTTTACACATTCTCTTTGGTATAGTTTTGGAAATATTAGTTGGGCAGGAATAGGAAGTGGAATAGGGACTTCTACAACATGGACTGTGCCAATGGAACTATGTAATCAGATTGGCAATGCAACAAGTGGAACAGGAACACTTATTTTAAGAACATACAATGGTTCTACACAAATCGGTGAAGATAAGTATATCAATTTTACAGTTAATGTGCCTGCAAGTGTTGTTCCGTGGGTGTCAGCACCAACAGTTAGTGAAGCTATATCAGGATTAGCAGCGAAGTTTGGAGGATATGTCAAAGGCAAGTCACAGCTAGCAGTATCAATTAGTGCTGGTGGATCATATTCAAGCTGGATAACACAATATTCAACAAGTGTTAGTGGTATTGGAACATATGGTAGTGCTAGCTTTACAAGTGGAGTTTTATGGAATGCAGGAAATGTCACTATTACAACGACTGTCACAGATAGTCGTGGAAGAACGGCAAGTGCCAGTAAGACAGTTACTGTCCTAGATTACTATTCACCAAGTATTTCTAAATTTGCTGTTGTTCGTTGCAATAATGCTGGAACAGTTGATGAGAATGCAGGGGCCTACGCAAGGATAACCTATGCCTTTGCAATCGCTTCTGTTAGCTCTAAAAACACAAATAGCTTTGCTTTACAATACTTGAATGATAGTGGGAATTGGACAAATCTAATGACAGGAAGTGGTTATTCTAAAGATACGTACTATGTCTCAACAGTGACATTTGATGTTAATAAGGAACGACAGTTCAGGATAGCGGTTACAGATTATTTTGGAACATGGTATGCCTATGCAACAATGGCACCAACATTTACGCTTGTAAACTTTTCTAGTGGAGGTAATGGAATTGCAATTGGAACAACGGCAGAAGATAACAAGTTTAAAATAGCAATACCAGTATATTATAAAAATAATCTCATTGATTTAGGTAAGGTGATGATTTTTGATGGATATGAAAATGGAAAAATAAAATTCCACACAATTGATTAG
- a CDS encoding phage holin family protein: protein MKKMNYMDTYNAVTGSIIALLSLVFGEHWLLFAMFLLFNIIDWLTGWMKSGIANKTNSTAGWKGILKKLGYWLMILVSFAAVAVFIEIGNTIGVDLRITALLGYFVLASLLVNEVRSIIENFVEAGYNVPSVLTKGLEVADKIINRENQE from the coding sequence ATGAAGAAAATGAATTATATGGATACATACAATGCAGTTACAGGAAGTATTATTGCATTATTGAGTTTGGTTTTTGGGGAACACTGGCTATTATTTGCCATGTTCCTTTTATTTAACATTATTGATTGGCTAACTGGGTGGATGAAGTCTGGTATTGCTAATAAGACGAATTCTACTGCGGGATGGAAAGGTATTCTTAAAAAATTAGGATATTGGCTTATGATTTTAGTATCTTTTGCAGCAGTAGCGGTCTTTATTGAAATAGGAAATACAATTGGTGTTGATTTGCGTATTACTGCGTTATTAGGATATTTCGTATTAGCATCATTACTGGTAAATGAAGTTAGATCCATCATTGAAAATTTTGTTGAAGCTGGATATAATGTACCATCTGTTTTAACAAAAGGATTAGAAGTTGCAGATAAAATTATTAATAGAGAAAATCAAGAGTAG